The window TAAGTCTCAACCTGGTATCCAGTCCAGACTGGAGCAGCTGCAGAAGCAAGCAGCCAATAACGAAAATTACATATACCACGAGTATTTCCATTCATCTTGGACCTTATTTTATTTCAGCCAGATCGCACAGGAAGCTTCTGAAGGCAAACTCCGGTTTCTTGGTAGTGCTACTTTGCCAGAGAATTATGACGGTATGCTGCCAGAACCAATGCGTAAAGCTATAGACTCTGCACCAGATATGGCTATGCGGGAACTGTTCAAGGACATGGCTATCAATCAGAGTTTCAGACGGGACGTATTCGTACGGGGCCAGACACCAATATGGAATGGTGAGCAGTTAAGTCTATTCGCCCAGAGAATGGTCACCCTGCTGCAAGTACCTGATAAGATATCTCTGAAGTTCCAGACTGGTTTCGGTGAAGTGTCTGGTAAGGAAGAAGTATACAAGCCCATCATAGGTTCATCACGGACAGGCCGAACAGGTCATCGCCTTCAGGAATCAAGTGCTTTACGAGGCATATCTGAAAAATCCAATCAGGTTCAAAAATAAGATGCCGCAACATCCACCTCTGCCTAAAGAGGTCTGGATCAACAAGCCGGATAATACAAAAAATAGTGCTTAAATAAATTAAATATGTGTCTCATTTTCATTGACACATTCCGCTGCAACGTCGAGGATCTCGCTTACGAGACGGCCGAACGGTTGCGCAGGGCCATAGCTATCAACATGGTCATCGCTTGGCGGATCATGCTCATGACTCTGCTGGGTCGAGAGCAGCCCGCTTTGCCTGCCGAGATACTCTTCTCGGACATTGAGTTGCGCGTTCTTTCAGCTTTTGCGAAAAAAAAAAGCTGAAACAGCCATATGAACTTGGAGAGGCAGTACGCTTGGTTGCAAGACTCGGCGGGTATCTTGGACGAAAAAATGATTTACCCCCTGGCCATCAGGTCATCTGGGAAGGTTATCAAGTTCTGCAGCATATGTGCTTCGGAGTAGCATTATTTGATTATGGAGAACTTCAGCGGAATAGTTATGGGTAAAGGGCAGGGCTATTATGTACATCATCTTAGAACTGTTCGACCCCACATTTCCTTGTATTCTCAATGACGAGCAAGGCATCCCCATTATTTTCCCCACCCTGCAAGAAGCCCAGAAAGCAGCCCTGGACCTGCATGACTCCAGGATAGTGGAGGTGTTAGCTATGTTAAACCTGCAAAGCTTCCACACGGGCTTACAGACAGCTCAGATATTGGAAACAGAGGCAACCCTGGGAGATCGCAAGCTCTACATCGGAGCCAGTGATATCACCCAGTGCCCCCGTAAAGTATTCAACGCCAAAACCAACCCTCAACCTCACACCCTGCAGACGCTGATAAGATTTAAGAGAGGCCATATAGCTGAGGATATTATTTCTGAGGCCTTACACGCATTTCCACATGAGAGGCAGATGACTCTTGAATATGCCCTGTCTTATTGCCCCTTATGCCATTGGTATGGCCAAAATCCCAGCCACTGCCCCAAATGCAATAATCAGTTGAGTTCCCTGCCCCTCACAGCTCACTTAGACTTTGTATTCCCAGATCATACAATTCTGGAAGTAAAGACTACCAGTCTACCAGGCACACAGAAAAGTTGGGAAATGCAGCTCCAAGCCCAGATGTATTTGTACAAGGAACTGCAGGGAACAACCCCGAAGGGCTATATTTTATCAATGGATATAGCTGAAGGAACCCTGAACCTCTCTGAACCCTACACGTTGAACGAATCAACTGCGGATGAGATAATTGGTAAGGCTATCAATCTATGGGAATCTCTGAGATTTGCAGATAAGGACCAGGAGACTAAGCCATCTCCTCTATGCTGCGTCTGTGAGCACTTATCTGACTGTCCGGCCTTTGAAGGCAGTACCCTACCTGAAGAAATTACCCCTCTGATCGCTGAGTATCATAGTGCTGCAGCAACAGAAAAAGAAGCAGCCAAAGATAAGTCCCGGTTAAGATCGCTATTCTGGGAATGCTTGAACCAGGTAAATATGAAGCCGGAGATTTCCGTATCTCACTTAGCCAGAGATCAAGAACCTCAACGGATAACAAGGTTATATCCCAACTACTCCAAGAGCTGGGCCAGGATATCACCAGGTATCAGTCCAAGTCCACATACCCAGTCCTGGACATCAAGCACGTCCCCACGAAGTAATCCCCCTACCCTGCAGTATAAGACTAACAAACACTTAACCCCAGTTTCCGCATGTTTGGACGAAATTCTCTGTTATTTCAGAATGTTACCTTATTTCTGGCTTATTTTTTCGGCACTACTTTTGTTACGTCATTGTTTTCCTCGGTTTTATTGGAATGCTGCTTATCCCAAGGGCAGAATAAACTTTTTGTTGTTCAATGGTCGGGTTAGTACAGTTTCTGACTGAGATAACACCTCCTTCTTCTTTAGGAAGATAAGTGGTCTGAATCCGATGAGT of the Desulfonatronovibrio magnus genome contains:
- a CDS encoding class I SAM-dependent methyltransferase — protein: MAAANPTIRFVGVDFNPEQIAHARSLVRRTGLTNIEFHEADFVSLAGKDQPFEPCDYVVAHGILTWVNQEVRSAIYRIIDKTLTPGGMAYFSYNALPGWLATHPVQHLMTQFADRTGVNKQSFESALTALENLKDAGAAVFKSQPGIQSRLEQLQKQAANNENYIYHEYFHSSWTLFYFSQIAQEASEGKLRFLGSATLPENYDGMLPEPMRKAIDSAPDMAMRELFKDMAINQSFRRDVFVRGQTPIWNGEQLSLFAQRMVTLLQVPDKISLKFQTGFGEVSGKEEVYKPIIGSSRTGRTGHRLQESSALRGISEKSNQVQK
- a CDS encoding IS4 family transposase, whose product is MKQPYELGEAVRLVARLGGYLGRKNDLPPGHQVIWEGYQVLQHMCFGVALFDYGELQRNSYG